A stretch of Campylobacter showae DNA encodes these proteins:
- the dprA gene encoding DNA-processing protein DprA, whose translation MNVLTELPRGLLRLKKPPAKLYFEGNLALLERPMVSIVGSRKASAYTKQCVEALARTLANSGVCVVSGAAIGVDIAAHKGAFPHTIAVFGNGLNKIYPPSNAKIIKEIYQNALALSEYAPDEPPLAYRFLERNRIAVALSQALVVAQADAKSGSMQSARMAKELGVPIFTLPQRLGESEGTNELVASGAANLINDFDEFALHFGGKPAPAKEDEVIKFCKNGASLDAALAKFGDKIYEYELEGKLRISGLTVFAG comes from the coding sequence TTGAACGTCTTAACCGAGCTTCCACGCGGCCTTTTGCGTCTTAAAAAGCCGCCGGCAAAGCTATATTTTGAGGGAAATTTAGCCCTGCTTGAGCGACCGATGGTCTCGATCGTGGGCTCGAGAAAGGCCAGCGCCTATACCAAGCAGTGCGTAGAGGCGCTGGCTAGGACGCTGGCAAACAGCGGCGTTTGCGTGGTTAGCGGAGCGGCCATCGGCGTGGATATCGCCGCGCACAAGGGGGCTTTTCCGCATACCATCGCGGTTTTTGGCAACGGACTAAACAAAATCTACCCGCCAAGCAACGCCAAAATCATCAAAGAGATATATCAAAACGCGCTGGCTCTGAGCGAATACGCCCCCGATGAGCCGCCACTTGCTTATAGATTTTTGGAGCGAAACCGCATCGCAGTCGCGCTCTCGCAGGCTCTAGTCGTGGCGCAGGCTGACGCTAAAAGCGGCTCGATGCAAAGCGCTCGCATGGCAAAAGAGCTTGGCGTGCCGATATTTACGCTACCTCAGCGCCTAGGCGAGAGTGAGGGGACAAACGAGCTAGTAGCTAGCGGTGCGGCAAATTTGATAAACGATTTTGACGAATTTGCGCTTCATTTCGGTGGGAAACCCGCACCTGCGAAAGAGGATGAGGTGATAAAATTTTGCAAAAACGGCGCGAGTCTCGATGCGGCCTTAGCAAAATTCGGCGATAAAATTTACGAATACGAACTAGAAGGTAAGCTGCGAATATCTGGGCTTACGGTATTTGCTGGGTAA
- a CDS encoding alpha/beta hydrolase family protein produces the protein MKNIVVYIHGKGGSAQEAAHYQPLFADSDVLGFDYEARTPWDAKEEFVPFFEHILKNRRSVTIVANSIGAFFAMHALQGMGIKKAYFISPIVNMQKLIEKMMSQARVSEDKLRDRGELDTGSGEKLSWKYLCYAREHPICWTVPTHILYGEKDDLTSFETICEFANQAQVTLTVMKNGEHWFHTAEQMRFLDDWLRSYS, from the coding sequence ATGAAAAATATAGTCGTGTATATACACGGTAAAGGCGGAAGCGCGCAAGAAGCGGCTCATTATCAACCGCTTTTTGCAGATAGCGACGTGCTAGGATTTGATTATGAGGCTCGCACGCCGTGGGATGCGAAAGAGGAATTTGTGCCGTTTTTTGAGCACATCCTTAAAAACCGCAGATCCGTGACAATCGTCGCAAACAGTATCGGAGCGTTTTTTGCCATGCATGCCTTACAGGGCATGGGGATAAAAAAGGCGTATTTTATTTCGCCGATCGTAAATATGCAAAAATTGATCGAAAAAATGATGTCGCAGGCGCGCGTGAGCGAGGATAAGCTGCGAGATAGGGGCGAGCTGGACACGGGGTCTGGAGAAAAACTTTCGTGGAAATATCTTTGCTACGCTAGAGAGCATCCTATCTGCTGGACGGTGCCGACGCATATTTTATACGGCGAAAAGGACGATCTAACCTCTTTTGAAACAATTTGCGAGTTTGCAAACCAAGCCCAAGTAACGCTTACCGTTATGAAAAACGGCGAACACTGGTTTCACACGGCAGAGCAAATGCGTTTTTTAGATGATTGGCTGCGGAGCTATAGCTGA
- the ruvX gene encoding Holliday junction resolvase RuvX, whose translation MSIMAIDVGLKRIGVALAVGQTVMPQTPVLRKNRNQAARDVSTVLREYGAKKLVVGVPLGGSSEDEMRRRIAHFVSLLEFDGEVVYQDEAMSSFEASEIYAEGRRDGRLDSIAAMIVLKRYLGL comes from the coding sequence ATGAGCATAATGGCCATCGACGTAGGGCTAAAACGTATCGGCGTGGCGCTAGCCGTCGGGCAAACCGTGATGCCGCAAACGCCCGTGCTGCGCAAAAATCGCAATCAAGCTGCGCGTGACGTTAGCACTGTTTTACGAGAATACGGAGCAAAAAAGCTAGTCGTGGGCGTGCCGCTTGGGGGATCTAGCGAGGACGAGATGCGGCGGCGGATCGCGCACTTCGTGTCGCTGCTGGAATTTGACGGCGAAGTGGTCTATCAGGACGAGGCGATGAGTAGCTTTGAGGCGAGCGAAATTTACGCCGAAGGCAGGCGCGACGGACGCCTGGATAGCATCGCGGCGATGATTGTTTTAAAGCGGTATTTGGGGCTTTGA
- a CDS encoding VOC family protein — translation MNKITCICLGVRSMQRALKFYRDSLGFKTDCKDDDPPVCFFNTPRTKFELYPLDALARDISENDPPRGSGFGGITLAYNVKNKEDVASVIELVKKASGIIVKEPQVAFWGGYHAYFADPDGYYWEVAWGPGFKFDEDGLLKF, via the coding sequence ATGAATAAAATAACCTGCATTTGTCTAGGCGTGCGAAGCATGCAAAGGGCGCTAAAATTTTACAGAGACAGCCTGGGATTTAAGACGGATTGTAAAGACGACGACCCGCCGGTATGCTTTTTTAATACGCCCAGAACCAAATTTGAGCTCTATCCCTTGGACGCGCTGGCGCGAGATATCAGCGAAAACGATCCACCCAGAGGCAGCGGATTTGGCGGCATCACGCTAGCGTATAACGTAAAAAACAAAGAGGACGTAGCTAGCGTCATAGAGCTAGTAAAAAAGGCGAGCGGCATCATCGTCAAGGAGCCCCAAGTTGCGTTTTGGGGTGGATACCACGCGTATTTTGCCGATCCGGACGGATACTACTGGGAGGTGGCTTGGGGGCCTGGTTTTAAATTTGACGAGGACGGGCTACTCAAATTTTAG